From Camelus bactrianus isolate YW-2024 breed Bactrian camel chromosome 16, ASM4877302v1, whole genome shotgun sequence, the proteins below share one genomic window:
- the VAMP2 gene encoding vesicle-associated membrane protein 2: MSATAATAPPAAPAGEGGPPAPPPNLTSNRRLQQTQAQVDEVVDIMRVNVDKVLERDQKLSELDDRADALQAGASQFETSAAKLKRKYWWKNLKMMIILGVICAIILIIIIVYFSS, translated from the exons AT GTCGGCTACCGCTGCCACCGCCCCCCCTGCCGCCccggctggggagggaggccccCCTGCGCCACCTCCAAACCTTACCAGTAACAGGAGACTGCAGCAGACCCAGGCCCAGGTGGATGAG GTGGTGGACATCATGAGGGTGAACGTGGACAAGGTCCTGGAGCGGGACCAGAAGCTGTCGGAGCTGGACGACCGTGCGGATGCACTGCAGGCAGGGGCCTCCCAGTTTGAAACAAGTGCAGCCAAGCTCAAGCGTAAATACTGGTGGAAAAACCTCAAG ATGATGATCATCTTGGGAGTGATTTGCGccatcatcctcatcatcatcatcg TTTACTTCAGCTCTTAA